From the Cucumis sativus cultivar 9930 chromosome 5, Cucumber_9930_V3, whole genome shotgun sequence genome, the window CTCCTTCATCTCCACATGCCTTTGCATATGCCCTCTCACATTCTCTTTGCAGGTCACAAGAACTGCAGACCTACTAAGAAGCTTAATCATATTAAAGATGATATAAAGTTCCACAAATCGTAAAAACTGTTTTGCTTGAAGAAAGACAAATTGGAGTTCGTAAATACAAtgaaaactataaatataattcCTTTATGATAAGCATTGGATCCATTTAGTCTTCAATCCCTACACAGAATGTTTATGTGGCATATCCATTACACTAATTTTGGCTAAGTTGGGATTTTATAGATAGGTGATGGATTTGCAGACAGAACAAAATAGTAGTACTCAACGTTAAAGGTAGTAATTGCATGTGGCATAAACGGTAGGAAATTCAATACATACATTTCCCTCATCAATGCCCAAATGTGCTCTCAGACGCTTCCCTGAGTTCACAACTTTCCTATCTGTGCTTGGGCATCCACATCCTGCAATCACCTCTAAGTCTTTCCTGGACAAGGACCTGGAAGAAAAGATACTGCACTTTCTCAGACATGTGACAAAAGGAAACTGCAACAAAAGATGCGAAGTTAAGTAGATACTTGTACTTCTTGGTACTTAAACCCAACTTAGTAGGCTGTTTTTACACATCAGGAAAGATGATACCAATAGagaactcaattttttttagaagaatgGTAAGCTTTACTTCAGAGAGTACTAATATTGCACAAATACCCTAGCAAGGCAAGAGATTATGGATAAAACatcttttatgaaaataaaaaatgcaataagaagaaagaacagTAAAGAAAGTCACAGTAACATTCAAAATTCGGGTTAGTCTCTAACTTGGCAATGCAGCAATAAACCTGTTTGATTAACTACATTCTTCAAAACCAAGGAGTTCGTAGACATATTTGGAGCCCAAAAAGACAAGAGATATAACAccctttttttgttcaaaaaacACGATTTTGATAATACCGTTGGTCTCTCAGGCAATTTATCAAACAGATAGAGTGCATTATTGAAAATACCATATTACCGTATCAGGTTAGACCGATCCCTTGCGAAATCAAGAGACGCAGTCCGAATATGATTGAAATCTTTTGCACCCAATTCGGCATTTAGAAGCGGGATTCTGTCTCCTTCAAAGTACCCTTTCTTTGACAAACATTCCATGAAGTCCACCCATTCCGGCCATGGGTCTAACTGAACTTTAAACTCCCTTGCTTTTGAAACCTCTCTAAGATCAACCTGTTCTTCAGAAATCCAGCGTCTTCGAGACCCGGGTGGCCGATAACCGAGATTGTCGGAATCGAGTTCCAGCTCCGAATCTGAGATCAGGTTTTTGTTAGAACCATGAAAGAGTACAAGCGGAGTGAGAAGTTTAGGAGTTCTGAGAGAGAAATTGAGTAATTTATGAGTTgaaatattgatattgataatCCGGAagattttttccatttgaaaGTTGAGATTTGCGAAGAACCCTTTGGAATTTTGGCGGGGAACTTCAAAGGTTCAAACTGTCGATCTGGAAAAATGAttacaaacaatttttagtGTGAATTTACAGGCTTGTTTGGTAACAAAAATACCTTATCCCTGCCCCGAATTTCGTATGTTTGGATacttgaaaaggaaaaacaccCTTCTAAAATGTTAATGGTTGTGAAATAGGGAacccaaaatatataatattaaaataataatatataaataaataatataaatgaaatcaattaagataattagaaaatcataaatttctccatattctctctctttcaatcAATCACTCACCGCAGACACATGACATTAGTGTTGGATGATTGATGGAAAGACACGTAGCTATGACTATTAATCACATTAATTCACATCTATTTAATACAATCACAtagttatttatatttggacTTGGGATCTCTATGGTAATATTTGACATTATATGGTACATTCATAGGTCCCTTGCACAACCTATGCATATGAGTCCCATTTCATTATAAGAATTTCAGAAGTAAGAAGTTCTTAAGGAAATTTTGAGAATTCAAAAAACCATTATACTCAACTCTTGAGGATTAAATAATACTCattcaagaacaaaagtaCTTCAAATATTAGATAACCTTTAGATCCAAATTTCgaaaaatatgtgttttttcCTGTAAGTGAAACATGCATGTTTGAGACAAATCAACATTGAAAACAAGACATAAAGCTAGCACTCAagataaatttacttttaaagaaaatgagttatataacaaatattagaGAGGTTGAAATAGGCTCCTAAACAATTTAATACAATTCAAGCTCATTAAATGAATAACGTAATGAGACAAATAATCGATTTAAAAGAGAAgtgttaaaaatgaaagaaaaacaatactCATAAATGTGAGAAAGAAAGACATTATGTACACTTCTctctaaagaaaattaaacaaataaaattgtctCAACCATAGATTAGTTGAAAATCTATCATTTCATCAATATTGGATAGAGTTGATTaagtaaacaacaaaaaagaagagaacgattctttcctttccttcgAACAAATGTGACTCTACTTgtaataaaaatcaaaccaattaaactaattttggGAGAAAACAACCATATAGACAACTCTCaaaccttttcaaaatattttttaaaatctatatatgTTGGGCATTAGGGAAGAGACAGTTGCCAACTTTGGCAAAACCAAAAGGgaaatgataattaaagtaaGAAAGAGTGGAAGGAAGCAAACATATTATTCCCCACattctatttttgaccaatagAAACCCAAGCCAACAACCTTTAGGGCTTCTaattctcttcctcttccaaagatcaaacaaaaagGTGGAAATATAAAATGGTATCTAACAACTTGGGAAGCCCATGTCCTAAGCTTCTTCACCCTCACCAATGCTTCTCCTTCAAATTGCCTTACACTACACTACACTACACATATTAGGTAAGGGCATAAATGTCTTTTGAGCCCACTTATATgcttccttccttttttttttccttttgactTTTTAGTCTATTTTGTAATGAAGAAATAGTTTGtgcctttatttttctttttgcaaaacattctcatctctttctttttttcgtaagtatttcgtttttttaaaaaagtaagcctatttttttctctatgttTTACATTTATCTTTATTAAATACCATTGTTGAATTCTTGGTcgaattacaaaaagaaaagacaactttttaaaagtcaCCCTTCTTAGTTTCTAGATtgtggtttgttttttaaaactattgaTTGAATatagacaataaaaaaaatagttttggatGGAAGCAACGtctatagacttaatttttaaaaacaaaaaaatataaaaaatatttaactaataGCGtatcaattattcaataatcACGCATGTCTTTGTGCTTATAACCTAACTGTGTCCAACAATAGATTTTAATGTAccaatctttttcttcttttgatacTTTGGTATATTGTTATACTGAGATCCacttaattattgttttttcattcatcCATATCACAAATAAAtgtatacataattttttttaaagaagaaaacaactCTCTCAAATATCATccttttgatatttatttataagagAATTGttaaatagcaaatttgataaaatatttacaacatataacaaaatttttaaattttatcaataatagacattaataCACGTTAACATGTTTCTATCAACAATATTGATAGAGAGTGATAAAAATCTATTAGgaatagaattcaaaattttactattaacttgtaaaaattttaatttatcttgcTATGCTTAAAAATGtctcttatttatatttataattgtttaataTTGTAGTTAAAATGgctaatcaaaattaatataactcAAATAAGATAAATTTGTTCTtctagaaaataaaacataaatttatacaatcaacaattaagtATGAAGTTTGATGTTGGAAtcgtttaatatatataaaatgaattggaaagagtaagaaacaaatataaacaCGTAATGACAATTGTGAGggtctttttcattttacctTTGTGATtgcttttttataatttccaagagagagaaaacaagAAAGGTTTGTTTAATAATGACCTATTCCCTCtttcttataataatattcCTGAAATGCTTCGGAAATTtaacaaacaacaaaaccaTGTTTTCAAATCTATAATGCACCATTAGGGTTTTAGGACTAAATAGAGAAagattaactaaaacaaacttAACCAACTTAAGTTACTTCTTACTCAATGGAAACAACTATATATAGCACTACAACTTAATTAGTGAATTATAGAAGACAACTACTACACAACTAACTAAACTCCCCCTCCACACTCATTTGCATGCAAGTGATTGGTACTATATCTCAATTTCTCATAATAAGTATAGTTCAACGgcataatattttactatcaaatttgatatatgtCGATACggtcttttatgtttttctaagAGATCATAGAACGGTTTGCTATATTGatatgaaatttgttaaatagaattttgaagttaataaAGTTGTAGATGGGTTTAGACATATATCttaaaccaaaattcaaatgttgaaTTCTTCCTAACTTACACAAATGAAACTAAAACATTAAGggataaacaaaaattacatgGACTCGGAATGGTTATTTAGGgataaacacaaattttcaaatgttccCTTGAAGCATGTTACAACTCTGCTTTAGATTGGAACACTTCAATCTGACAAGTCACACAATCAACCAAATAAGTTATGGCAAGCAATCATAGGGTTTGGATAACTTCAATTTGTGGCAAGAAAggtctttaaaaagaaatgggaagTTTGATTTTAGGCAAGAAAGAAGTGTATGGGAAAAGTGAAAGTATTGATTTGATAAGAACTGAGGCAATTACCAAAAAGTTGCAAGTGGATTAGATCAGATGCTATCTTTCAATAATATctaatttgtattttctttcaaaattgatgatacataaaacaaaaagaaaaagaaactatgGCACAATTAGTCATGAACAGCCCCAACCATGTACAAGTTCATTTTCTGCAATAGTTTTTCCCCATATCCCTTCCCTACCATTGTCCTTTCCCTTTCACTTCTCTTTCCCGtgtctctgttttttttttttttttttctaacagcTTGTGCCAGATCAAGCTTTTGGTGATATCATGAGCATGgcttcctttctttctatGAGTTGATGGCATCAGATTTCAGAAGAGGAAAGATCCAACCAAACCATTAACTTTTATTCACATGACTCCCCCATCCAGAAtcattttttctctccatattTACAAGGGGAAAAAACAAGACTGAGCTTTCAATCACAGATCATCAGTTGCTAGAAGATCATTATCATTTTGCTCTCCAATGGTTAGTCTTTTAACTAAGATGTCTAAAGCTTCCTTCATCCACCAGTGTCTACACACTTCTCTAGCTTCAGCTACAGGCATCtgattaaagagaaaatagttcaaactatatattagTACTGATTATACTTTCTAATATACaaataagttgatttttttgtttaagaattGAGAATTGGGATGGGATCAGCAAGCCAAGTTATTGTACAAGACTAGTGATCTTAATTGTTGTGTTTTTGATGAAATCTAATGAGTTTTATGTGTATATGAGCTTTAAGACATACCCATATTCTTTCTCTAACATGTTTTTCTGGCCAGAGGTCAAGTTGTTCCTCAACAAATAAAGGGAACATATAGCCTTCATAATATGTGCCTTGGCTTTTGCTGATGAATCTCCATTTTCCAAGTTGAGACtgcaaaataaacaaagaaccAAATCCAATTCAAAACTCAGCTTGAAGAAAGTTACATGATAACAGACATCAACATTgacatttttgtttccataGATTCAAAAACAGTGTAGTTCTTCCAAAACagataaaaaattgaaaaagatttGCAAAAACACACAACCTACCTCAACTTTGCCAAGAACCCCAGCTTCTTCAAGTGACTCTCTAGAAGCAGCTTGTTCCAAGGATTCATCAAGTTCCCAACCACCCTATAAAACCAAATGGATTAAAATCAACAACccaattgataaaaataagaaattattcATCTGAAATTGCTTAATTTGAAGTACCTTAGGAAACATCAGGCCTTGACCCTTTTGAGAACTTATCACAAGCACCTCATATTCATTAGAAATCTTCATCCCGTcttcattatatttaaatctgTAAGGTATACAACTGCAAGAATCCAACATTTGCCCATGTCAATGAATGAAATCCcactaaaaaaacaacaagaacaaaataaaagaaacaaaacaacacCCACCCCACAACTTGACGAAAACCCATATGATTATATCTCTGCAATTCTCTTCCGGTACGAGAAACCAAGCAAGCCATCTTTTTTGTGAAACGA encodes:
- the LOC101208911 gene encoding nudix hydrolase 17, mitochondrial; its protein translation is MACLVSRTGRELQRYNHMGFRQVVGCIPYRFKYNEDGMKISNEYEVLVISSQKGQGLMFPKGGWELDESLEQAASRESLEEAGVLGKVESQLGKWRFISKSQGTYYEGYMFPLFVEEQLDLWPEKHVRERIWMPVAEAREVCRHWWMKEALDILVKRLTIGEQNDNDLLATDDL